One Misgurnus anguillicaudatus chromosome 19, ASM2758022v2, whole genome shotgun sequence genomic region harbors:
- the LOC129422177 gene encoding uncharacterized protein, which yields MMEVNKDSQAEMNEPDKKHQNVKTKCNASQKETLKTEDKKCEKSFSKDGHPEDHKMTQNGEKPFTCQHCGKHFTQKSTFTIHMRVHTGEKPYKCSQCEKSFSYKNVLKAHMRVHTGEKPYTCQQCGKSFTNQSGFDNHMKIHTGEKPYKCSQCEKSFRSRSYLKEHMRVHTGEKPFPCQHCEKSFLNAKQLNRHVRVHTGEKPFECHQCGKFFRCCSNLISHMRVHTGEKPFMCQQCGKTFAPKKSLDMHMKIHTGERPFPCHHCEKSFTCKSQLTTHMRIHTGEKPYKCHHCEKSFTTSGRLKEHIRVHTGEKPFMCQQCEKCFSGTSQLKRHMRVHTGEKPFKCELCEKSFRNTNTRKIHMRVHTGEKPYTCQQCGTSHRSLSGFKRHMKIHTGEKPYGCHDCEKSFHEAFELKSHMKIHTGEKPFTCSQCGKLFRDESNLKIHARIHTGEKLFACHQCGKKFTREGALNAHMKIHTGEKPFTCPHCGKRFAKKSAFTVHMRIHTGERSFVCQHCEKSFSCKGHLKRHVRIHTGEKPYKCHHCEKSFTTSGYLNEHIRVHTGEKPFKCELCEKSFRNTNSRKIHMRVHTGEKPYTCQQCGTSFSNLSGLKRHMKIHSGEKAHSHAVSVETISEMEVNLRYMQEFTLDRNRSLVTSVEKNSQVKTLS from the coding sequence atgatggAAGTGAATAAGGACAGCCAAGCTGAAATGAATGAACCGGATAAGAAACATCagaatgtaaaaacaaaatgtaatgcttcacagaaagaaactctgaagacagaagacaaaaaatgtgaaaagagttttagTAAAGATGGACACCCTGAAGATCACAAGATGACTCAAAATGGAGAGAAACCATTCACATGTCAACACTGTGGAAAACacttcacccaaaaatcaaCGTTTACAATCCAcatgagagttcacactggagagaaaccttacaaatgcaGTCAGTGTGAGAAAAGTTTTTCCTATAAAAACGTCCTTAAAGCACAcatgagagttcacactggagagaaaccttacacgtGTCAACAGTGTGGTAAAAGTTTCACTAATCAATCAGGTTTTGATAACCACATgaaaattcacactggagagaaaccttacaaatgcagtcagtgtgaaaagagttttcgCTCCAGAAGTTATCTGAAGGAACACATGAGagttcacaccggagagaaaccttttCCATGCCAGCATTGTGAAAAGAGTTTCCTAAATGCAAAACAACTTAACAGACACGTGAGAGTTCACACCGGAGAAAAACCTTTTGAATGTCATCAATGCGGAAAGTTTTTCAGATGTTGTAGTAACCTTATTTCACAcatgagagttcacactggagagaaaccgttcatgtgtcaacagtgtggaaagactTTTGCCCCCAAAAAAAGCCTTGACATGCACATgaaaattcacactggagagagacCATTCCCATGTCATCattgtgaaaagagtttcacgTGTAAGAGTCAACTTACGacacacatgagaattcacactggagagaaaccgtaCAAGTGCCATCACTGCgagaagagttttacaaccagTGGTAGGCTTAAGGAACACATAAGAGTTCATACCGGAGAAAAACCATTCATGTGTcaacagtgtgaaaagtgttttTCAGGAACAAGCCAACTTAAAAGACAcatgagagttcacactggagagaaaccattcaAATGTGAACTGTGTGAAAAAAGTTTTAGAAATACAAATACCCGTAAGATACACATGAGagttcacaccggagagaaaccatacacgtgtcaacagtgtggaacgAGTCATAGGAGTCTATCAGGATTCAAGAGGCACATGAAAATTCACACTGGTGAGAAACCATACGGATGTCATGATTGTGAAAAGAGTTTTCACGAAGCATTTGAACTTAAGAGTCACATgaaaattcacactggagaaaaaccatTTACATGCAGTCAGTGTGGAAAGCTTTTCAGAGATGAAAGTAATCTTAAGATACACgcaagaattcacactggagagaaactgTTCGCATGTCACCAGTGTGGAAAAAAATTCACACGTGAAGGTGCTCTTAATGCACACATGAaaattcacaccggagagaaaccgttCACGTGTCCACACTGTGGAAAGAGGTTTGCCAAAAAATCAGCGTTTACAGtccacatgagaattcacactggagagagatCATTTGTATGTCAACATTGTGAAAAGAGTTTCTCGTGTAAGGGTCATCTTAAAAGACAcgtgagaattcacactggagagaaaccgtaCAAGTGCCATCACTGCgagaagagttttacaaccagTGGTTACCTTAATGAACACATAAGAGTTCATACCGGAGAGAAACCATTCAAATGTGAACTGTGTGAAAAAAGTTTTAGAAATACAAATAGCCGTAAGATACACATGAGagttcacaccggagagaaaccatacacgtgtcaacagtgtggaacgAGTTTCAGCAATCTATCAGGACTCAAGAGGCACATGAAAATTCACTCTGGAGAGAAAGCCCATTCACATGCAGTCAGTGTGGAAACCATTTCAGAGATGGAAGTAAACTTAAGATACATgcaagaattcacactggacaGAAACCGTTCCCTTGTCACCAGTGTGGAAAAAAATTCACAAGTGAAGACActctcttaa
- the LOC129422293 gene encoding uncharacterized protein: MMEVNKESQAEINEPAKKHQNVKRKCNASQKETLKTEDKKCKKSFSKDGHSVDHVRTQNGENPFTCQHCGKHFTQKSTFTIHMRVHTGEKPFTCKQCGMSFRHQSGVQSHMKIHTGEKPYNCSQCEKSFSYKNILKAHMRIHTGEKAYTCQQCGKSFTNQSGVESHMRIHTGEKPYKCSECEKSFYYKHVLKRHMRVHTGEKPYSCQHCGKCFTQQSGFNGHMRIHTGEKPYKCSQCEKSFRSGSYLKEHMRIHTGEKPFPCQDCEKSFPDAKQLNRHMRVHTGEKPFECHQCGTFFRSYGNLNAHMKIHTGEKPFTCQQCGKSFAQKNGLDNHMKIHTGERSFACHHCEKSFSSKHHLTRHVRIHTGEKPFKCHHCEKSFTTGGNLNEHIRVHTGEKPFVCQQCDKRFSGTSQLKRHMRVHTGEKPFKCELCEKSFRNTNNRKVHMKVHTGEKLFACQQCEKSFMTKSTLEIHMRVHTGEKPYTCQQCGKSFSDLSGFKRHMKIHTGEKPYGCHDCEKSFYEASELKRHMRTHTGEKPFACHHCDKSFINATCLKIHTRIHTGENPFTCSQCGNHFRDESKLKIHARIHTGEKPFTCQQCGKKCTSEDALKTHMKIGEKLVECQECGSKFADEGALKIHMKKYTGEKPFTCQHCGKSFTWKCSFRIHLCSHSEQTFKCDE; this comes from the coding sequence ATGATGGAAGTGAATAAGGAGAGTCAAGCTGAAATAAATGAACCGGCTAAGAAACATCAGAatgtaaaaagaaaatgtaatgcttcacagaaagaaactctgaaAACAGAAGACAAAAAATGTAAGAAGAGTTTTAGTAAAGATGGACACTCTGTGGATCACGTAAGGACTCAAAATGGAGAGAATCCATTCACATGTCAACACTGTGGAAAACacttcacccaaaaatcaaCGTTTACAATCCAcatgagagttcacactggagagaaaccatttACGTGTAAACAGTGTGGGATGAGTTTTAGACATCAATCAGGTGTACAGAGCCACATGAaaattcacaccggagagaaaccttacaatTGCAGTCAGTGTGAGAAAAGTTTTTCCTATAAAAACATCCTTAAAGcacacatgagaattcacactggagagaaagcTTACACGTGTCAACAGTGTGGTAAAAGTTTCACTAATCAATCAGGTGTTGAGAGCcacatgaggattcacactggagagaaaccttacaaatgcaGTGAGTGTGAGAAAAGTTTTTACTATAAACACGTCCTTAAAAGACAcatgagagttcacactggagagaaaccttactcGTGTCAACACTGTGGTAAATGTTTCACACAACAATCAGGTTTTAATGGCcacatgaggattcacaccggagagaaaccttacaaatgcaGTCAGTGTGAGAAAAGTTTTCGCTCTGGAAGTTATCTGAAGGAacacatgaggattcacactggagagaaaccttttcCATGCCAGGATTGTGAAAAGAGTTTTCCAGATGCAAAACAACTTAACAGACACATGAGAGTTCACACCGGAGAAAAACCTTTTGAATGTCATCAATGTGGAACTTTTTTCAGAAGTTATGGTAACCTTAATGCACACATgaaaattcacactggagagaaaccgttcacgtgtcaacagtgtggaaagagttttgcCCAAAAAAACGGCCTTGACAACCACATgaaaattcacactggagagagatCATTTGCATGTCATCATTGTGAAAAGAGTTTCTCGTCTAAGCATCATCTTACGAGACAcgtgagaattcacactggagagaaaccattcaAGTGCCATCACTGCGAGAAGAGTTTTACCACCGGTGGTAACCTTAATGAACACATAAGAGTTCATACCGGAGAGAAACCATTCGTTTGTCAACAGTGTGATAAGAGGTTTTCAGGAACAAGCCAACTTAAAAGACAcatgagagttcacactggagagaaaccattcaAATGTGAACTGTGTGAAAAAAGTTTTAGAAATACAAATAACCGTAAGGTGCACATGAAagttcacaccggagagaaactgtttgcatgtcaacagtgtgaaaagagttttatgACTAAAAGTACGCTTGAGATACAcatgagagttcacactggagagaaaccatacacgtgtcaacagtgtggaaagagtttcagcgATCTATCAGGATTCAAGAGGCACATGAAAATTCACACTGGTGAGAAACCATACGGATGTCATGATTGTGAAAAGAGTTTCTACGAAGCATCTGAACTTAAGAGACACATGAGaactcacactggagaaaaaccatTCGCATGTCATCATTGTGATAAAAGTTTTATTAATGCAACTTGCCTTAAGATACATACGAGAATTCACACCGGAGAAAACCCATTCACATGCAGTCAGTGTGGAAACCATTTCAGAGATGAAAGTAAACTTAAGATACATgcaagaattcacactggagagaaaccattcacatgtcaacagtgtggaaaaaAATGCACAAGTGAAGACGCTCTTAAGACACACATGAAAATAGGAGAGAAACTTGTCGAATGCCAGGAGTGTGGAAGTAAATTCGCAGATGAAGGCGCTCTTAAGATTCACATGAAAAAgtacactggagagaaaccgttcACGTGTCAAcactgtgggaagagttttacgTGGAAATGTAGTTTCAGAATTCATCTGTGCTCTCACTCTGAACAGACATTTAAATGTGATGAGTGA
- the LOC141350782 gene encoding uncharacterized protein: MRVHTGEKPFTCQQCGMSFAQINHLDNHMKIHTGEKPFMCQQCGKSFTRKTGVDNHMRIHTGEKPYKCHHCQKSFTTNGSLYEHIKTHTGEKPFMCQQCEKCFLQLGHLNRHMRVHTGEKPFECHKCGKFFRCYDSLNRHMKIHTGERSFAFHHCEKSFKLNDQLKRHVRIHTGEKPYKCHHCEKSFTNKSYINTHMRIHTGEKPLECNQCGKFFRCYSNLNRHMKIHTGEKPYKCHYCEKSFTTKSYLNKHMRVHTGEKPFMCEQCEKCFSQLGHLNTHMRVHTGEKLFTCQHCEKSFTTKSYINTHMRIHTGEKPFTCQQCGKSFAQKKRP; encoded by the coding sequence atgagagttcacactggagagaaaccattcaCATGCCAGCAGTGTGGGATGAGTTTTGCCCAAATAAACCACCTTGACAACCACATgaaaattcacactggagagaaaccattcatgtgtcaacagtgtggaaagagttttacccGAAAAACAGGCGTTGACAaccacatgagaattcacactggagagaaaccttacaagTGCCATCACTGCcagaagagttttacaaccaaTGGTAGCCTCTATGAACACATAAaaactcacactggagagaaaccattcatgtgtcaacagtgtgaaaaatgttttttacaatTAGGTCATCTTAACAGACACATGAGagttcacaccggagagaaaccttttGAATGTCATAAATGTGGAAAGTTTTTCAGATGTTATGATAGCCTTAATAGACACATgaaaattcacactggagagagatCATTCGCATTTCATCattgtgaaaagagttttaagCTTAATGATCAGCTTAAGAGACAcgtgagaattcacactggagagaaaccgtaCAAGTGCCATCACTGCGAGAAGAGTTTCACAAATAAAAGTTACATTAATACACACATGAgaattcatactggagagaaacctcttGAATGTAATCAATGTGGAAAGTTTTTCAGATGTTATAGTAACCTTAATAGACACATgaaaattcacactggagagaaaccatacaAGTGCCATTACTGCGAGAAGAGTTTTACAACTAAAAGTTACCTTAATAAACAcatgagagttcacactggagaaaaaccattcatgtgtgaacagtgtgaaaagtgttttTCACAATTAGGCCATCTTAATACACAcatgagagttcacactggagagaaactgTTCACGTGTCAACACTGCGAGAAGAGTTTCACAACTAAAAGTTACATTAATacacacatgagaattcacactggagagaaaccattcaCATGTCAacaatgtggaaagagttttgcCCAAAAAAAACGGCCTTGA